The Pseudomonas entomophila genome segment ACTGTGGATAACACGACAACGCCCTGAAAATACTGATTTCCAAGCAGAATAAAGGCCAGCTGATCACTTTCTGACCAAAACTGGCAACACCAATGAATTCAGGGCCTGTAGAGCACACCAAACATATTATCCACAGACCAGCCAACAGCGATTGTGGGAAAGATTAGCCCTTCACCCCGCCATGAAAACGAAAAAGCCACGAACGGGTCGTGGCTTTAACTGATCAAAAATCGACCAACACCTTGTAAGCCCTATGAACAAAGGCCTGCAGCAATACACAAACACTTTATCCACAGAAGCCCCAACAGATTTTGGGTACAACGCCTCAACGCAACACCCCCTCCTCCACCAACAGCTTGAGGATGGCCTCAGCCCCTTCCTGTGGAGAAACATCCTTGAGCACCTTGCCGCCCCCGCCACTGGCCTTGGCCGTGGCAGCCTTCATACGGTCGGCACCGCTCTTGGCCTTGATCACCTTAAGGCGCTTGGGCCGTGGCCGGGCCGGTTGCAAGGCGCCCTCGCCCAGCACCGAGTCCTCCACCACCACCACGTTGCGCGCCGCCAGCACACCCCGGCGAGCCGGACCGAAGGCACTCTGGCGTGGCTTGGGCGCAGCGTTATCCACAGTCGCCAGCAACGGCAGGCGCACTTTCAAGCGACGCCGCTGGCCCCGTGGCAAGGCCTGCAGCACCTGCGCGGTGCCGTTCTCGATGGACTCCACCTCGGCCAGCCCGACCACCAGCGGCCAACCAAGCTTCTCGGCCAACAGGAATGGCAGCATGCCCGAACCTTCACCGGTCTCTGCCTGGCTGCCTGCCAGCACCAACTGGGCGCCGGCATCACGCAGGTAATCCCCCAGCACGCCGAGCACATCGGCGCCGGCCGGCTGCTCCAGGACATCCAGATGCGCCAGCCCCATGCCCAGATACGCACGCAGGGCCTCTTCACGCGGGTCACCGGCATGAACCACCTGCAAGTTATCCCCAGCCAGCTGCAAGCCAAGTTCCACGGCGCGGGCATCCTGCTCGGCGCGGCGGGCGCGGCCGGAGCTGGGGTGGGCACCGATCGAGACCAGGCTGATGACTTTCGTACTCATGCTCGCTGCCCCTATGCCGCGTCGCGTTGGCCGGCACTGCGGTAGTTACCCACAGCGTCGATCAGTGCCTGAAGAATCGCCGAGCTGTCGCCGATCACCGACAGGTCAGCCCGCTTGATCATGTCGCAGCCCGGGTCCATGTTGATCGCCACCACCTTGTCGCAGGCACCGATGCCCTGCAGGTGCTGGATGGCACCAGAGATACCCACGGCCACGTATACCCGCGCCGTGACCCATGTGCCGGTAGCACCCACCTGACGGTTGCGCGGCATGAAGCCGTCGTCCACCGCCACCCGCGAGGCGCCTTCGGTGGCGCCCAGGGCCGCCGTGGCCTTGTGGTACAGGTCCCAGTCCTTGACGCCGTTACCACCGGAGACAATGAACTCGGCCTCGGCCATGGCGATGGCGGCCGGGTCCACGGCCACCGGGCCAAGGTCCTCGATGCGCGACAGGCTGCGCGCGATGCCTGTGGACAACTCGACGGGCAGCGCTTCGTGGCGGGTTTCGCTGACCGGCTCGGCGCATTCGGCGGCGGCCAGGATCACACGTGGCAGATCACGCTGAATATCCTGCTGGCCAGCACCGGCACGGCCGATACACTGGCCATCCTTGACCTGCCACACCCGCGTCGCCGGGCGCTCGCCCAAGGCCGCGGCGAAACGCCGACCCAATTCACCACCCCCGGTACGGCTGTCGGGCAGCAACCAGTGGCGTGGGGATAACTGGTTATCCACAGCTCGCAGGCCCTGCACCAGCTGCTCCGGTGCATAACCCTCGAACACCTCGCCCTCGATGACCAACAAGCGGTCGACGCCGGCTGTGGAAAAGTTGTGTTCCTTGTGTTCGCCAAAGACGATGGCCAGCACCGCGCCGTCGCTGCCCGCCAGGCTGTGGGCCAGGCCGAGCAAGTCGCGGTCGTGGCTGCCCAGGCGGCCGCCGACCATGTCCGGCACCACGGCGATGTAGAAAGCCGGCTCCGCCAACTGGTGCAGCGGCAGCTGCACCTCAGCGGCTGCCGTGCGCCGCCCGCCCACGCCAGTGCCCTGCTGGGCGCCGCTGCGGTCGATGCGCTTGAGGCCGTTGGGGCCGATGAAGCCTGCGGCGATCGCGTGTGGGTTCTTGCGGATGACGCCGTGGGGGCCCATCCAGCTCGTCTGTTGCACCTGCATCGCCGCATGCAGCGGATGCAGGCGGTTACGGGCGATCCACTCGGCGCGTGGGTCGCGGCGGATGATGTCGCTCATCAGTGCACCTCCGCAGGTTCACGTTTGGCTGCCTGCGACTTGGCGGTTGCAGGTACTTCATCTTCGATCAGCACGTCGGCCACCAGCTCGGCGATGTCCTTGATTTGAGGACGCGGCTCGACCACGCCTTCAAGCATCGCCGTGCACTGTGGGCAACCCACCGCCACCAGCTCTGCCTGGGTCTCGCGAATATCGTCCATACGCATGTCGGGAATGCGCTGCTTGCCGGGGATATCGGTGATCGGCGCACCGCCGCCACCACCGCAGCAACGGGAGCGGAAACCCGAACGTTGCATCTCGCGCACTTCGATACCCAACGCCCTGAGCACGTCGCGCGGGGCTTCGTACTCGCCGTTGTAGCGGCCCAGGTAGCACGGGTCGTGATACGTGACGCTGCCACCCTTGTGCTGGCCGAGGTTGAGCTTGTTCGCGGCGATCAGTTCGGCGATGTAGGTGCTGTGGTGTTGCACCTGGTACTCGCCGCCCAGTGCGCCGTACTCGTTCTTCAGCACATGGAAGCTGTGCGGGTCGCAGGTGACGATGCGCTGGAACTGGTACTTGGCCAAGGTCTGGATGTTGCGTTTGGCCAGTTGCTGGAAGGTCGCCTCGTCGCCCAGGCGACGGGCCACGTCGCCGCTGTCGCGTTCTTCCAGGCCGAGCACGGCGAAGTCCACGCCCGAGGCCTTGAGCACTTTGACGAACGCACGCAGGGTGCGTTGGTTGCGCATGTCGAAGGCACCATCG includes the following:
- a CDS encoding electron transfer flavoprotein subunit beta — encoded protein: MSTKVISLVSIGAHPSSGRARRAEQDARAVELGLQLAGDNLQVVHAGDPREEALRAYLGMGLAHLDVLEQPAGADVLGVLGDYLRDAGAQLVLAGSQAETGEGSGMLPFLLAEKLGWPLVVGLAEVESIENGTAQVLQALPRGQRRRLKVRLPLLATVDNAAPKPRQSAFGPARRGVLAARNVVVVEDSVLGEGALQPARPRPKRLKVIKAKSGADRMKAATAKASGGGGKVLKDVSPQEGAEAILKLLVEEGVLR
- a CDS encoding electron transfer flavoprotein subunit alpha/FixB family protein, with the protein product MSDIIRRDPRAEWIARNRLHPLHAAMQVQQTSWMGPHGVIRKNPHAIAAGFIGPNGLKRIDRSGAQQGTGVGGRRTAAAEVQLPLHQLAEPAFYIAVVPDMVGGRLGSHDRDLLGLAHSLAGSDGAVLAIVFGEHKEHNFSTAGVDRLLVIEGEVFEGYAPEQLVQGLRAVDNQLSPRHWLLPDSRTGGGELGRRFAAALGERPATRVWQVKDGQCIGRAGAGQQDIQRDLPRVILAAAECAEPVSETRHEALPVELSTGIARSLSRIEDLGPVAVDPAAIAMAEAEFIVSGGNGVKDWDLYHKATAALGATEGASRVAVDDGFMPRNRQVGATGTWVTARVYVAVGISGAIQHLQGIGACDKVVAINMDPGCDMIKRADLSVIGDSSAILQALIDAVGNYRSAGQRDAA